A single region of the Triticum dicoccoides isolate Atlit2015 ecotype Zavitan chromosome 2B, WEW_v2.0, whole genome shotgun sequence genome encodes:
- the LOC119365037 gene encoding plasmodesmata-located protein 8-like, with the protein MCKFVSSSSAMHLGNQLRRGRAADAAVAVALLVIGLAAGFTGADTDTFIYAGCSPSKYQPGTPYEGNLKSLLASITNTAPNAAYSSFANGTGDGGAAAYGLYQCRGDLGNGECAACVRDALAQLGQVCPGAYAASLQLEGCYVRYDGTNFVGRPDTAMVYRKCSASTSADAGFLRDRDAVLGALQAAADGYRVGSSGSVQGVSQCLGDLAAADCTACLAQAVGQLTGACGTALAADVHLAQCYVRYWASGYYFRPSQDYSQDDVGRTLAIIIGILAGLALIVVFISFLKKSC; encoded by the exons ATGTGCAAGTTCGTCTCGTCATCGTCGGCCATGCACCTTGGCAACCAACTCCGCCGTGGGCGCGCCGCTGAtgctgccgtcgccgtcgccctgctCGTGATCGGCCTCGCCGCCGGGTTCACGGGTGCGGACACCGACACGTTCATCTACGCGGGGTGCTCGCCGTCCAAGTACCAGCCGGGCACCCCCTACGAGGGCAACCTCAAGTCGCTCCTCGCCTCCATCACCAACACGGCGCCCAACGCCGCGTACAGCAGCTTCGCCAACGGCACGGGCGACGGAGGCGCCGCCGCGTACGGGCTCTACCAGTGCCGCGGGGACCTGGGCAACGGCGAGTGCGCGGCGTGCGTGCGGGACGCGCTGGCGCAGCTCGGCCAGGTGTGCCCGGGCGCCTACGCGGCGTCGCTGCAGCTGGAGGGCTGCTACGTGCGCTACGACGGCACCAACTTCGTGGGCCGGCCCGACACGGCCATGGTGTACCGCAAGTGCAGCGCCAGCACCAGCGCCGACGCCGGCTTCCTCCGGGACCGGGACGCCGTGCTGGGCGCGTTGCAGGCCGCGGCCGACGGGTACAGGGTGGGCAGCTCCGGCAGCGTGCAGGGGGTCTCGCAGTGCCTGGGCGACCTGGCCGCCGCCGACTGCACGGCGTGCCTGGCGCAGGCCGTCGGGCAGCTCACGGGCGCCTGCGGCACGGCGCTGGCCGCCGACGTGCACCTGGCGCAGTGCTACGTCCGGTACTGGGCCAGCGGCTACTACTTCCGCCCGTCACAAG ATTATTCGCAAGATGACGTGGGGCGGACCCTGGCCATAATCATAGGCATCTTGGCAGGGCTGGCCCTCATCGTGGTCTTCATCTCCTTCCTCAAGAAATCAT GTTAA